The following proteins come from a genomic window of Macrobrachium rosenbergii isolate ZJJX-2024 chromosome 37, ASM4041242v1, whole genome shotgun sequence:
- the LOC136825100 gene encoding protein GVQW3-like: MLERIEQRYCMKFCYKLGDTQVQTIQKIQQAFGDEAMGVTQIKEWYNCFKQGQSSVESKPRSGRPSTSKNEEIIENVRRIVEADRRITINEITEEVGISTGSVHTILTEDLAMRRVSAKFVPKLLLEQQKQLRLEIAQDLLDCANGDSDFMKTIITGDETWVYGYDPENKFVITMEASDITKTQKSATGS, encoded by the coding sequence ATGTTGGAGCGCATCGAGCAGCGCTACTGCATGAAGTTCTGCTACAAGCTTGGCGATACACAAGTGCAAACTATCCAGAAGATTCAGCAAGCCTTTGGCGATGAAGCCATGGGAGTAACACAAATAAAGGAGTGGTATAATTGCTTCAAGCAAGGACAAAGCTCAGTTGAGAGCAAGCCACGGTCAGGCAGGCCATCCACCAGCAAAAACGAAGAAATCATTGAAAATGTTCGTCGAATAGTGGAGGCCGACCGTCGTATAACCATCAACGAAATTactgaagaagtaggaataagCACAGGATCAGTTCATACAATTTTAACGGAAGATTTGGCCATGCGACGAGTGTCTGCTAAATTCGTTCCCAAGTTGCTGTTGGAACAGCAGAAACAACTCCGCCTGGAAATTGCACAAGACCTGCTTGACTGTGCTAACGGTGACTCTGACTTCATGAAGACTATCATCACTGGTGATGAGACATGGGTGTACGGATATGACCcggaaaataaatttgtcatcaCAATGGAAGCATCAGACATCACCAAGACACAAAAAAGCGCGACAGGTTCGTAG